GAAGGCGACGGGTTCCGGATCATCCTGCACGGTCTCAACCCGGAGCGGATCCTGCTCGGCGCGGAGGCGGTGGGGCTGGGCCGTGCCGCGCTGCAGCGTGCGGCGCGCTACGCCCGGGAACGAGTCGTCTTCGGCCGGCCGATCGGCATGAACCAGGGTATCCAGCACCCGCTCGCCCGCTGCTGGGCCCAGCTGGAGGCCGCCAACCTCATGGTGATGCAGGCCGCCACCCGGTTCGACCGGGGTCAGGAGTGCGGTGTTCCGGCGAACGCGGGCAAGTACCTCGCCGCCGAGGCCGGGTTCGAAGCGTGCCACACCGCGATGCTGACGCTGGGCGGCATGGGGTACGCGCAGGAGTACCACGTCGAGCGGTACCTGCGGGAGATCCTCATCCCCCGGACCGCACCGATCAGCCCGCACATGATCCTGAACTACCTGGCCGAGAAGGTTTTCGACCTGCCGAAGTCGTACTGATGAGCGTGGACCTGCGCCGGATACTGCGCGCCGGGGACCACGTCGTCGTCGGTCAGGCCTGCGGCGAGCCGACGACGCTGGTCGAGGCGCTGATCGAGCAGGGACCAGAGATCGGCGGCCTGACGGTCTTCGTCGCCACCAGCTTCTCCGGGCTGTTCACCGACGCCTCCCCGGACGCGTTCGCGCTGCAGAGCATGGGGGCGATCGGGGCACTCCGCGCGCGGGCCGCCCAACACCGGCTGAACGTCGTCCCCTGCCACGTCGGCCGGGTCGGCTCGCTGATCGAGGACGGGATCATCGGCTGCGACGCGGTGTTCCTCCAGGTCAGCCCCGCCGACGCCAACGGCGACCACAGCTGTGGGCTGATCAGCGACCACATCGGCGCCGCGGTCGCGAAGGCCCGCGTGGTCGTCGCCGAGGTGAACGACCGGACGCCGTTCACCTGCGGGGAGGTGGTACCGGCATCGGCCATCGACCACGTCGTCCCGGTCTCCCGGCCGCCGGTCGAGGTGCCGCCCGCGACGGTCACCGCGACCGATCGGGCGATCGCCGCGCATGCCGCGGACTTCGTCGAGGACGGCTCGGTGCTCCAGGTCGGCATCGGCGCGGTGCCCGACGCCCTGCTGCGCCTCGTGGGCGACCGCCGCGACCTCGGAGTCCACTCGGGAATGCTCGGCGACGGCCTGGTCGACCTCGTCGAGGCGGGCGTCGTCACCAACGCCCGGAAGCCGATCGACCGCGGCGTCTCGATCACCGGCGCGCTGATCGGCACCCGGCGCCTGTACGACTTCGCGCACCGCAACCCCGCGATCCGGATGTGTTCCGCGTCGTACACCCACGACGCGGCCGTGCTCGGGCAGCTACCGAAGCTGGTGACGCTCAACTCGGCGCTGGAGGTCGACCTCACCGGGGCGGTGAACGCGGAGCAGAGCGGCTCGGCCTACCTCGGCGGTACCGGCGGCCAGGTGGACTTCGTCCGGGCCGGTGCGCGCTCGCCGGGGGGTCACGCGCTGATCGTTCTGCCCGCGACCGCCAAGCGCGGCACGGTCAGCCGGATCACCGCCCAGCTGTCCGGCCCGGTCACCACCGCACGCAGCGACGTGGACGTCGTCGTCACCGAGTTCGGCGCCGCGCAGCTGCGCGGCCGGACGCTGGCCGAGCGCGCACGCCGCCTGGTCGCGATCGCCCACCCGGACTTCCGGGAGGACCTGGATCGCGAGGCCCACGCGATCGCACGGAGAGGTTACTGATGGACGCTGTCCTGTTCGACGCCCGCGACGACGGCATCGCGGTGATCACGCTCAACCGCCCGGAGACGCGGAACTGCCTGGCCCGGGACGTCCGCGAAGGACTGGCCGCAGCCTGGGACCGGTTCGAGCGGGACCCCGCACTGCGCGTCGCCGTGCTGACCGGGGCCGGGGACAAGGCGTTCTGCGCCGGCGGTGACCTGAAGGAGATGGTGGAGACCGGCATGGGCGTTCCGCCCCGAGACCTGTTCCCGCTGCCGTACGACACCGTCGAACTGTCCAAACCCACGATCGCCGCGGTCAACGGCGTCGCGTTCGCCGGCGGGTGGATGCTCGCGCAAGCCTGCGACCTGTGCGTGGCCAGCACGACCGCGCGATTCGCGGTGACCGAGGTGAAGGTCGGGCGGAGCTCGCCGTGGGCGGCACCGCTGATCCACATGATCCCGCAGCGGATCATGATGGAGATCCTGCTGACCGGCAACCCGATCACCGCCGCGCGAGCATACGAGATCGGGCTGGTCAACCGCCTGGCCGAGTCCGGCGACGTGCTCACCGTCGCGCTGGACCTGGCCCGCGAGATCCTCGCCGGCGCTCCGCTCTCCGTCCGGGCCGCCCGGGAGACCGTGATGCTCTCCACCGAGATGGGACGGTCCGCCGCGCTACAGGCGGCGAGGCACGCCTCGGAGACCTGCTACCGCAGTGACGACGCCCAGGAAGGCCCCCGCGCGTTCGCCGAGAAGCGCGCCCCCCGCTGGACGGGCCGCTGAGCCGCAGCGGCCGGCGGATTTTCGAAGACCACCCGTCAGCGGCCGCAGACGGGTGGTCTTTCGGGAAACCGTCCGCCGGCCGCCACCGGCCGCCGCCCGCAACGTCAGCGGACCGCGCGGATGCCGCGGAGGTACGGCTCCAGGTCGGCGTCCAACTCGACGCCGAACGTCCGCATGGCCTTGGCCAGCATGTCGTAGGTACCGACCGCGAACACCAGGTCGATGAGCTGCCGCTCGTCGAACTCGCCGGACAGGGCCCGCCAGGTGTCGTCGCCGATCGTCCCGTCGCTGAGCAGCTCGTCGGCCGCGGACAGCAGCGCGCGCTCCACCGGGGTCCAGCCCGGTGCGTCCGGCCCCTCGCCCACCCGGTCGATCTCCGCGTCGTCCAGGCCGACGCCGTCGGCCTGGACGACGTGCTGAGCCCACTCGTAGTCGCACCGCCGGAGCCACGCCACCCGCAGCACCAGCAGCTCGCGATACCGGCCGGGCAGCGGAGACCCGTACAGGAGGTGTCCGTTGAACTGGAGGAACGCGGTGGTGAGCGCGGGGTGGTTGGCCAGCACGCCGAGCAGGTTCGCGCCGTTCGGGCGCCCCTCGGAGGGCTTGCCCGCCCGGACCGTGTCCCGGAATTCGGTGATGAACGTCCGGAGTTCCGGCGACCACTCGGCGGGCGGAATCGGCGGAATGCGGCTCACGTGTTGCGCCCGCCGTTGACGCCGAGGATCTGTCCGGTGATGTAGCCGGCCTCCTCGCTCACCAGGAACGCGGTGGCCGCCGCGATGTCCTCGGGCCGGCCGACCCGTCCCACCGGGGTCTTGGCGGTCTGCGCCGCGAGGTCGACGTATCCCTGCTCCACGGTCTGGCGGAGCATCGGCGTGTCGATGAAGCCGGGCGGGATCGTGTTGACCGTGACCCCGTACCGGGAGAACTCCAGCGCCAGCACCTTCGTGAGGCCGACGACGCCCGACTTCGCGGCGACGTAGCCGGACATCCCGGCCGAGCCACTGTGGATGCTCGACGAGGAGATGTTGACGATGCGTCCCCAGCCTTCCTCGACCATTCCCGGTAACGCCGCCTGGCAGCAGTGGAACGTGCCGGTCAGGTTGACCGCCAGCATCCGGTTCCAGGTCTCGAGCGTGACCTCGAGGAACGGGCCGACGACGCTCACCCCGGCGTTGTTCACCAGGATCGTCGGCCGCCCCAGCCGGGCACCGACCTCGCCGAGGGCCGCGTCGACGGCGGCCCGGTCGGTCACGTCGACGGCCAGGCCGACGGACTTGCCACCGTCCTCCTCGATCGACGCGGCGGCGGCCGTGGCCGCGTCGCCGTCCCGGTCGAGGACCGCGACGAGTGCGCCGTCCGCGGCGAGGCGTCGGCTGATCGCCTCGCCGATCCCCGATCCGCCGCCCGTGACGACAGCAACCCGTGTGCTCATGTGATGGCCTCATCTCCGACGACAGTGGTGCGGTGCATCCGGCGCGGCTGCGCGCGGTCGAACGGACAGGCGCGGTGAACGAGACCCCGGTTGTCCCACATCACCATGTCGCCCACCGACCAGTGGTGGCGCAGCACGCGGTCCGGTGCGGTGGCTCGCCGTTCGAGGTCCGCCAGCAGAGCGCGCCCTTCGTCCACGTCCATACCGACGACGTGCGACGCCGTGCCCCCGAACACCAGCGAGCGACGCCCGGACCGGTGCGCCCAGACGAGCGGATGTTCCCGCCCCGCCCGGGAATCCCACTCCGCTTGCTGTTCCGGCGTCGGGTCCGGATACGTCCGACGCTGGATGGCCTCGAACGTGTGGACCACGCGCAGCCCGGCGTAACGGTCCTTCTCCGCGTCGGAGAGGGCGTCGTACGCCGCGTAGGTACTCGCGAACTCCGTCTCGCCGCCCTCGTCCGCGGTGACGTGGGCGGTCAGGATCGACGCCTTCGCCGGTACCGCGTCCAGGGCGCCGTCGAGGTGCCAGTGGTCGTTGCTCGCGAAATACTCGGCGTTCGGATTGGCCGGGTCGAAGCTGATCTCCATGACCTCGGGATTCGAGTAACCCCGGAACTGCACGAGGTCGCCGAGCGTGCGGCAGAACGCCACCTGGGCGTCGTCGTCGATCCCGAGTTCCCGGAACAGCAGGACGCCGTGCTCCTCGAGCGCGTCCCAGCACTGGCCGGGTACGTCCGCGTCGTTCAGCAGGCGGTCGACGTCGACCGCGAGCGCCTCGACCCCCACCGTGTCGCCGAGCTTCGCGAAGGCGATGGCCGCCATCGCACCCCTCCTCTCACTGATCAGGATTGGGCAACGCCGGCTCGTTCACGCGGGAAACGAACCGGCGCGTGCCCGTCACTCCAGGCGGATCGCCCGCTCCGGGCAGGTGCGCTCGGCCTCCTGCGCCGCCGTTTCGAACGCCGGGTCGATCTCCGCCACGCGCACCACCGCGAAACCGTCGTCGCTGAGGTCGAACACCTCCGGGCAGACCGAGACGCAGACGCCGTGTCCGCGACAGCGATCCTCGTCGACCAGCGCCTTCACCGCACCGCACCCGGCGTGAACTCGAGGTGCAGCTGGGTCAGGCCGCGCAGGATGTACGTCGGGAGATAACTGAACTTCCGGTCGCCCGCCGGCCCGTGGTGGGCCTCGGAGATCCGGATGTCCTCGGTCCGGTCCAGGAACCGCTCGATCGTGGCGCGCGTCTCCGCCCGGGCCAGCGGCGCTCCGGGGCACGAGTGGATGCCGCGCCCGAACGCGATGTGCTGCCGGGCGTTCCGACGGTCGATGTCGAACACGGCCGGGTTCTCGAAGCGACGCGGATCGCGGTTCGCGGCGCCGTTGAGCAGCATGAGCGTGGTGCCGGCCGGAACGTCGACGCCACCCACGGTCGTCGGCACCCGGGAGAGCCGGAAGTCACCCTTGATCGGGCTCTCCAGCCGCAGGGTCTCCTCGATGAACTGCGGGATCCGGTCCCGCTCGCGCCGCAGCAGCGCCTGGAGCTCGGGGTTCTCGCCCAGGATCTGGAACGCCGAGCTCAGCAGCCGGACCGTGGTCTCCTGGCCCGCCGAGTAGACGTTGCACGCCACCTTCGCGACGTCGGAGACGGTCGGCATCGAACCGTCCGGGAACGTCGCCGACGCCATACCGGTGAGGACGTCCTCGCGCGGGTTCCGGCGGCGGTCGTCGATGTAGGCGGAGAAGCGGTCGTAGAGGAACCCCAGCGGGTTGTGCTCCAGCGGCTTGTCCCCGGTTCCTCCGATACCGGCGCCGGATCGGGGACGCCGGAGTCCCGCGGCGATCTCGTCCCGGTCGGCCTCCGGGACCCCGAGCAGGTCGGCGATGACGAGCATCGTGTACGGCGCCGCGAACCCGCTGATGAACTCGCCCTCGCCCGGCGCGAGGAAGGCGTCGAGCAGCTGGTCGGCCAGCTGCCACATCACCGCCTCGTTCTCCTTGAGGCGCTTGGGGGTGATCAGGCGCATCAGCAGCGCGCGGTGGTCGGTGTGGACGGGCGGGTCCATGCACGGGAGCTGGTCGCTCATCGGGAGCTCGGCCCGGTGCTCCTCGATCAGCGTGGAGACGTCGTCACCGGTGAGCGGGACCGGGAAGCCGGGGAACGGGCCGGTCACCGCCGTGCAGGAGGAGAACGTCACCGCGTCGTTGAACACCTGCACGGCCTCGTCGTAGCCGGTCACCATGAAGACGTCGTGGTGCGGCTCGCGCCGCACCGGGCTCTGGGCGCGGAGGGCCTCGAGGTACGGGTACGGATCGGCCGCCACCTGGTCGTCCCGGAAGAAGTTCACCTCTGCGCTATCGGCACGGTCGTCCATCGATCCTTCTCTCGTCTCTGCGGAGCCTGCTGCCTCAGGGCAGGTGGGGTGGCCGCTTGTTGATCAACGTCGCTGGTAGGAGGGGCCCTCAGTGCTTCGCGACCGCGCCGGCCAGCGACGGCCCCGGCGCGAGCCGCCCCGACGGGGGCGATCCCGACGAGGACGGCTCCGCCGGAGGCGGCTCCGACGAAGACTCAGTAGCCGAGGATGCCCTTGATCTCGAGGTAGTCGGTGAAGCCGAACTCGCCCCACTCGCGTCCGTTGCCGCTCTTCTTGTAGCCGCCGAACGGGCTGCAGAAGTCGAACGCGTTGTTGACGTACACCGCGCCGGCCCGGATCCGCCTCGCGACGGACCTGGCGAGTTCCTGGTCGGTGCCGGAGACGTTGGCCGCCAGCCCGTACTCGGTGTCGTTCGCGATCTCCACGGCCTGGTCGACGTCGTCGTAGCCGATGATGACGAGCACCGGGCCGAAGATCTCCTCGCGGGCGATCGTCATGTCGTTCGTGACGTTCGCGAAGACCGTGGGCTTGACGTAGAAGCCGGCCTCCAGCCCGTCCGGACGGCCCGGCCCGCCGGCCACCAGCGTGGCGCCTTCGTCGGTCCCCTTCTGGATCAGGGCCTGAACCTTCGCGAACTGCGCCTCCGACACCACCGGACCGATCGCGACCTCACCGGTCGGGTCGCCGACCGTGGTGGCGGCCGCGGCCTCCCGGGCGGCGGCGACGGCCTCGTCCATCCGCGCGCTGGGCACCAGCATGCGGGTGGCGGCGCTGCAGGTCTGTCCCGAGTTCATCATCACGCCGCCGACGCCGGTGGCGACGTTCCCCGCTAACGCGTCGTCGTCGAGGATGACGTGCGGGCCCTTGCCGCCCAGCTCCTGGACGACTCGCTTCACGGTGGGCGCGGCGTTCTTCGCGACCTCGATCCCGGCGCGCGTCGACCCGGTGAACGAGATCAGATCCACGTCCGGGTGGGCCGAGAGCGGGACACCGACGCCCGGTCCGTCGCCCTGGACGAGGTTGAACACACCGGCCGGTACCCCGGCGGTGTCCAGGATCTCGGCGAAAATCTGGCCGACGCCCGGCACCTGCTCGGACGGCTTGAGAACCGTCGTGCAGCCGGTCGCCAGCGCCGGGAACACCTTGACCGCGATCTGGTTCAGCGGCCAGTTCCACGGCGTGATCAGCCCGCAGACGCCGATCGGCTCCTTGACCACGCGGGTCACCCCGCGCTGCTCCTCGAAGACGAAGTTCTCCAGCAGCTCGATCGCGGTGGTGAGGTGTCCGGCGCCGAGCCCCAGTTGGAAGCCGCCGGCCAGAGCCGCCGGTGCGCCCATCTCCTCGGTCAGTGCGGCGGCGAGGTCCTCGCTGCGCTTCTGGTAGACGTCGAGGATCGTGCGGAGCAGCTCGAGCCGCTCGTCCTTGCTCGTCGCCGACCAGGCCGGGAACGCAGCCTTGGCGGCGGCGACCGCCCGGTCGACGTCGGCGGCCGACCCCGCCGCTACCCGCCCGCACACCTGCTCGGTCGCCGGGTTGACCACGTCGATCGTCGCGGGTGTGGCCGGGTCGACCCACTGGCCACCGATGTAGAACTTCGAATATTCACGCATGGTCACGTCACTGTGTCCCTTCGGCGTACCAGGTCCGGAACTCGTCGTAGCTCGGCATCTCTTCCGAGTTCGCCTTCGGGTCGATCACCACGTGGACGACGGCGGTCTTGCCGCTGGCGTAGGCGCGCTTGATCGCCGGGGCGATGTCCTCGTCGCGCTCCACGTACTCGCCGTGGCAACCGAAACCCTCGGCAACCTTGTCCAGGCGGGTGTTCGTGCTCCAGTGGGTGCCGGTCTCCCGGGAACCCTGGCCGAAGGTCCTCTTGTAGACGCCGACTTCGAGTCCCCAGGAGTAGTCCACGCCGACGACGCACACAAGAGGCAGGTTCAGCCGGGCGGCGGTCTCGAGCTCCGCGACGTGGAACAGGAACGACGAGTCGCCGGTGATCAGCATCAGCGGACGCCGCCCACCGTCGGCCACCCCGGCGCCCACCGCGTAGGGCAGGCCGGTGCCCAGGTGCCCGAAGTTCTGGTTCCAGATGACGTCGTTCGGCTTGGCCTGGGAGTACGTCCAGCCGAAGATCGTCGTCGCGCCGCCGTCGCGCACCATGATCCCGTCCGCCGGGAACACCTTCGTCGCCTCGACGATCATTCGGGCGGGGTGCACCGGCGAGCGGCCGGACGGCGCGCTCTCGGCCAGCTCGGCGAGGCGCTCCGCGTCCTTCGCGATCCAGTCGGCCAGCGCCGGTGCCGCCGTGCGCGGCGAGTCCGCCAACGCGTCGACGAGCTGCGGGACGATCGCGCGCAGGTCGCCGACGAGCGGAACGTCGATCGGTCGGTTCACGCCGACGGCCTGCGGGTCCTGCTCGACGAGGATCCACTTCCGGTTCGCCTCGTTCGGGATCCAGTGCCGGCCCCGGCCGTAGTGCACCGGCTCGCCGAGCTCGGTGCCGAGCGCCAGGCAGAGGTCGGACTGCACGACCGCATCGACCGCCGACGGCGAGAACCCGTACGGGAACGTGCGGTCCTCGCACCCCTTGAGGTACGAGGTGCCGCCGGACGTCTGGATGATCGGGCAGGCCATCGCGTCGGCGAGCGCGCGGACCGACTCCCCCACTCGTGCGGTGTGCACACCGTGCCCGACCAGCAGGATCGGATGCTTCGCCGCCCGGATCAACTCGACCGCCTCGGCGATCCGCTCCGGCCCGGCGGTCTGGTTCACCAGCCGGTACGCGGAC
The window above is part of the Cryptosporangium minutisporangium genome. Proteins encoded here:
- a CDS encoding acetyl-CoA hydrolase/transferase family protein, translated to MSVDLRRILRAGDHVVVGQACGEPTTLVEALIEQGPEIGGLTVFVATSFSGLFTDASPDAFALQSMGAIGALRARAAQHRLNVVPCHVGRVGSLIEDGIIGCDAVFLQVSPADANGDHSCGLISDHIGAAVAKARVVVAEVNDRTPFTCGEVVPASAIDHVVPVSRPPVEVPPATVTATDRAIAAHAADFVEDGSVLQVGIGAVPDALLRLVGDRRDLGVHSGMLGDGLVDLVEAGVVTNARKPIDRGVSITGALIGTRRLYDFAHRNPAIRMCSASYTHDAAVLGQLPKLVTLNSALEVDLTGAVNAEQSGSAYLGGTGGQVDFVRAGARSPGGHALIVLPATAKRGTVSRITAQLSGPVTTARSDVDVVVTEFGAAQLRGRTLAERARRLVAIAHPDFREDLDREAHAIARRGY
- a CDS encoding enoyl-CoA hydratase/isomerase family protein, translated to MDAVLFDARDDGIAVITLNRPETRNCLARDVREGLAAAWDRFERDPALRVAVLTGAGDKAFCAGGDLKEMVETGMGVPPRDLFPLPYDTVELSKPTIAAVNGVAFAGGWMLAQACDLCVASTTARFAVTEVKVGRSSPWAAPLIHMIPQRIMMEILLTGNPITAARAYEIGLVNRLAESGDVLTVALDLAREILAGAPLSVRAARETVMLSTEMGRSAALQAARHASETCYRSDDAQEGPRAFAEKRAPRWTGR
- a CDS encoding carboxymuconolactone decarboxylase family protein, translated to MSRIPPIPPAEWSPELRTFITEFRDTVRAGKPSEGRPNGANLLGVLANHPALTTAFLQFNGHLLYGSPLPGRYRELLVLRVAWLRRCDYEWAQHVVQADGVGLDDAEIDRVGEGPDAPGWTPVERALLSAADELLSDGTIGDDTWRALSGEFDERQLIDLVFAVGTYDMLAKAMRTFGVELDADLEPYLRGIRAVR
- a CDS encoding SDR family NAD(P)-dependent oxidoreductase, whose product is MSTRVAVVTGGGSGIGEAISRRLAADGALVAVLDRDGDAATAAAASIEEDGGKSVGLAVDVTDRAAVDAALGEVGARLGRPTILVNNAGVSVVGPFLEVTLETWNRMLAVNLTGTFHCCQAALPGMVEEGWGRIVNISSSSIHSGSAGMSGYVAAKSGVVGLTKVLALEFSRYGVTVNTIPPGFIDTPMLRQTVEQGYVDLAAQTAKTPVGRVGRPEDIAAATAFLVSEEAGYITGQILGVNGGRNT
- a CDS encoding TauD/TfdA family dioxygenase, with protein sequence MAAIAFAKLGDTVGVEALAVDVDRLLNDADVPGQCWDALEEHGVLLFRELGIDDDAQVAFCRTLGDLVQFRGYSNPEVMEISFDPANPNAEYFASNDHWHLDGALDAVPAKASILTAHVTADEGGETEFASTYAAYDALSDAEKDRYAGLRVVHTFEAIQRRTYPDPTPEQQAEWDSRAGREHPLVWAHRSGRRSLVFGGTASHVVGMDVDEGRALLADLERRATAPDRVLRHHWSVGDMVMWDNRGLVHRACPFDRAQPRRMHRTTVVGDEAIT
- a CDS encoding ferredoxin, with protein sequence MKALVDEDRCRGHGVCVSVCPEVFDLSDDGFAVVRVAEIDPAFETAAQEAERTCPERAIRLE
- a CDS encoding cytochrome P450, with the protein product MDDRADSAEVNFFRDDQVAADPYPYLEALRAQSPVRREPHHDVFMVTGYDEAVQVFNDAVTFSSCTAVTGPFPGFPVPLTGDDVSTLIEEHRAELPMSDQLPCMDPPVHTDHRALLMRLITPKRLKENEAVMWQLADQLLDAFLAPGEGEFISGFAAPYTMLVIADLLGVPEADRDEIAAGLRRPRSGAGIGGTGDKPLEHNPLGFLYDRFSAYIDDRRRNPREDVLTGMASATFPDGSMPTVSDVAKVACNVYSAGQETTVRLLSSAFQILGENPELQALLRRERDRIPQFIEETLRLESPIKGDFRLSRVPTTVGGVDVPAGTTLMLLNGAANRDPRRFENPAVFDIDRRNARQHIAFGRGIHSCPGAPLARAETRATIERFLDRTEDIRISEAHHGPAGDRKFSYLPTYILRGLTQLHLEFTPGAVR
- a CDS encoding aldehyde dehydrogenase family protein; protein product: MREYSKFYIGGQWVDPATPATIDVVNPATEQVCGRVAAGSAADVDRAVAAAKAAFPAWSATSKDERLELLRTILDVYQKRSEDLAAALTEEMGAPAALAGGFQLGLGAGHLTTAIELLENFVFEEQRGVTRVVKEPIGVCGLITPWNWPLNQIAVKVFPALATGCTTVLKPSEQVPGVGQIFAEILDTAGVPAGVFNLVQGDGPGVGVPLSAHPDVDLISFTGSTRAGIEVAKNAAPTVKRVVQELGGKGPHVILDDDALAGNVATGVGGVMMNSGQTCSAATRMLVPSARMDEAVAAAREAAAATTVGDPTGEVAIGPVVSEAQFAKVQALIQKGTDEGATLVAGGPGRPDGLEAGFYVKPTVFANVTNDMTIAREEIFGPVLVIIGYDDVDQAVEIANDTEYGLAANVSGTDQELARSVARRIRAGAVYVNNAFDFCSPFGGYKKSGNGREWGEFGFTDYLEIKGILGY
- a CDS encoding thiamine pyrophosphate-binding protein, with the translated sequence MTVKVYERILDLLEAEGVNTLFGIPDPNFVHMFHLADERGWSVVAPHHEASAGFMAEAVSRMTGGPAVCIGTLGPGIANLAPAIMCAKVENSPVIFLGGQRARITEQRVRRGRIQFVKQAELVEPSVKYSASIEYPDQTDEVLRQALRAALSGTPGPAYVEYPSHVIQAELDVPPALPPSAYRLVNQTAGPERIAEAVELIRAAKHPILLVGHGVHTARVGESVRALADAMACPIIQTSGGTSYLKGCEDRTFPYGFSPSAVDAVVQSDLCLALGTELGEPVHYGRGRHWIPNEANRKWILVEQDPQAVGVNRPIDVPLVGDLRAIVPQLVDALADSPRTAAPALADWIAKDAERLAELAESAPSGRSPVHPARMIVEATKVFPADGIMVRDGGATTIFGWTYSQAKPNDVIWNQNFGHLGTGLPYAVGAGVADGGRRPLMLITGDSSFLFHVAELETAARLNLPLVCVVGVDYSWGLEVGVYKRTFGQGSRETGTHWSTNTRLDKVAEGFGCHGEYVERDEDIAPAIKRAYASGKTAVVHVVIDPKANSEEMPSYDEFRTWYAEGTQ